A genomic window from Sphingomonas taxi includes:
- a CDS encoding TonB-dependent siderophore receptor produces MRLTLLVGTAFASLAAVPAAFAQDMGARDAAAEDIVVTAEAHRPVDAGKTDVPLIETPQAISVVSADMLRDRGTTRLADALRTVAGVSRSSTYGFFDAYTIRGYDAAYGSVYLDGLLSEAGTGTNNELAGLQQVEVVKGPASALFGSAPLGGIVNLVSKRPQGEAFADLSLSTGSYGLVEGAVDANAPLTRDGSWSARLNAVYRDVGSFVRNSGQNRVYVAPALTWRSGPATSLTVLGVYQRDRDHPFSPLSAWGTVLPSAYGPTPIDFSINNGGGQRPIYNQERASISTILSHRFNDAIGVSQTMRYTHRTSDFDRWLFVAGFLDDEVVDGIQRGRRLGRYYYGPFHGINNDFAIDNRATAKVATGSIRHNLLAGIDYRQGRVRSQGDGDFNSTHLPLDIVTPDYDTPLRPQSSPYSNAGANRQIGYYLQDHVSLTERLTATLGARWDRVTSNDETQTAFSPRVGATYALVPGMVAYAAWARSFTPQFGSQIIVAYDANGNPSVIGQAPPEHGRNIEAGLKIAPSGNAINATVALFDLERQNVLTADLAFPQFSRVVGRQRSRGVEVEGQWSPAPGASLNAAYAYIHATVLNDDTLPAGSELQNIPRQNVSLYGRYVIQDGALANVGGNLGLIYNSSRAGSMTEAYTYRLPSYVLVDTGLSYVIGRWSLLLSVNNILGERYFPDSCCLDRITPGQPRNWRLTLARRL; encoded by the coding sequence ATGCGACTGACTTTGCTTGTGGGTACGGCGTTTGCCAGCCTTGCAGCCGTACCTGCTGCGTTTGCGCAAGATATGGGAGCCCGCGACGCGGCGGCGGAGGATATCGTGGTAACCGCCGAGGCGCATCGCCCCGTCGATGCCGGCAAGACCGATGTCCCGCTGATCGAGACGCCGCAGGCGATATCGGTGGTGAGCGCGGACATGCTGCGCGACCGCGGTACGACGCGGCTTGCCGATGCGCTGCGTACGGTGGCGGGCGTGTCGCGCAGCAGCACCTACGGCTTCTTCGACGCCTATACGATCCGCGGCTACGACGCCGCTTATGGCAGCGTATATCTCGACGGACTGCTGAGTGAGGCGGGTACAGGGACCAACAACGAACTGGCCGGTCTGCAGCAGGTGGAGGTCGTAAAAGGTCCGGCATCCGCGCTGTTCGGTTCGGCGCCACTCGGCGGCATCGTCAATCTCGTCAGCAAGCGGCCGCAGGGCGAGGCATTCGCCGATCTGTCGCTGTCCACCGGCTCCTATGGATTGGTTGAGGGCGCGGTGGATGCCAACGCGCCGCTGACCCGTGACGGCAGTTGGTCGGCGCGGCTCAATGCCGTCTATCGCGATGTCGGCAGCTTCGTGCGCAATTCCGGTCAGAACCGCGTCTATGTCGCACCGGCGCTGACATGGCGGAGCGGACCGGCGACCAGCCTGACCGTACTCGGCGTCTACCAGCGCGATCGCGACCACCCATTCTCGCCACTGAGCGCCTGGGGTACGGTGTTGCCAAGCGCCTATGGTCCGACCCCGATCGACTTTTCCATCAACAACGGCGGCGGGCAGCGACCGATCTACAATCAGGAGCGCGCGTCGATAAGCACGATCCTGTCGCACCGGTTCAACGACGCGATCGGTGTCAGCCAGACGATGCGCTATACTCATCGCACGAGTGATTTTGACCGGTGGCTGTTCGTCGCGGGATTCCTGGATGACGAGGTCGTCGACGGCATCCAGCGCGGGCGCCGACTGGGACGTTATTATTACGGCCCGTTCCACGGCATCAACAACGACTTCGCCATCGACAACCGCGCCACCGCCAAAGTCGCAACTGGATCGATTCGCCACAATTTGCTCGCCGGAATCGACTACCGGCAGGGACGAGTGCGATCGCAGGGCGACGGTGATTTCAATTCGACGCATCTCCCTCTCGATATCGTTACGCCGGACTATGACACGCCGCTGCGCCCGCAGTCCTCTCCCTACTCGAATGCGGGGGCGAACCGGCAGATCGGTTATTACTTGCAGGATCACGTGAGCCTCACCGAACGCCTGACCGCGACACTCGGCGCGCGATGGGATCGCGTGACCTCGAACGACGAAACACAGACCGCGTTCAGCCCGAGGGTCGGTGCGACCTATGCGTTGGTGCCGGGCATGGTCGCCTATGCCGCCTGGGCGAGATCGTTCACCCCGCAATTCGGATCGCAGATCATCGTCGCTTATGATGCCAACGGCAATCCCAGCGTCATCGGCCAAGCACCTCCAGAACATGGCCGCAACATCGAAGCCGGACTCAAGATCGCGCCGAGCGGCAATGCGATCAACGCCACGGTCGCACTCTTCGATCTGGAGCGGCAGAACGTGCTGACTGCCGACCTCGCCTTTCCGCAATTTTCGCGTGTCGTCGGCAGGCAGCGGAGCCGCGGCGTCGAGGTGGAAGGCCAATGGTCTCCGGCGCCGGGGGCATCATTGAACGCCGCCTACGCCTATATCCATGCCACGGTACTGAACGACGACACCCTTCCCGCCGGTTCGGAACTGCAGAACATCCCGCGACAGAATGTCAGCCTGTACGGCCGCTATGTCATTCAGGATGGAGCGTTGGCCAATGTCGGCGGCAATCTCGGCCTCATCTACAACAGCAGTCGGGCTGGTTCGATGACGGAGGCCTATACCTATCGGCTGCCTTCCTATGTGCTGGTCGATACAGGATTGTCCTATGTGATCGGCCGATGGAGCCTGCTGCTCAGCGTCAACAACATCCTGGGAGAACGCTATTTCCCCGATTCCTGTTGCCTCGATCGCATTACGCCGGGCCAGCCGCGCAACTGGCGCCTGACGCTCGCCCGCCGACTCTGA
- a CDS encoding DUF418 domain-containing protein, with protein MNAPFQPTAPYRTTDSQPAQRIHTLDVLRGIAICGILLMNIHGMGDVADYPLARFPAGWTGEWIAWGLQTLFVQGAMRGLFTMLFGASMVIMLRRAEGADPSPQPLDVWVRRSLALMGFGVAQWLLFLWPGEILWNYGISGLFLLAFRAARPRTLLLAAALLTAGLAANAAVWTHQQVAQLEQGQAAGLRLARGLPVSSDDRLAIQAERDHRTSIRPTAEEHAERIAKRTHALTLLHWSGGYWMRENLTITGWVDIAESISFMLIGMALFRLGILTGAAPAATYWRMAIGGYAGGLLLRGLHVALLAKTGLDMGSPAAPGWAWVVMEAAFEPARLLVTIGHVGLAVLAFRGGWFGQAVTLRTLGRMTLSVYCLQSILGALIFYAAGYVGIFTLPQLWLTAAAIWAVSALLCRWWLAYHEMGPAERLLRRISYGQADKARAAPL; from the coding sequence ATGAACGCGCCTTTCCAGCCGACCGCCCCGTATCGCACGACCGACAGTCAGCCGGCGCAGCGTATCCACACGCTGGACGTGCTGCGTGGCATCGCGATCTGCGGCATCCTGTTGATGAACATCCATGGCATGGGCGATGTCGCCGATTATCCGCTGGCCCGCTTCCCGGCCGGCTGGACCGGCGAATGGATCGCCTGGGGGCTACAGACGCTGTTCGTACAGGGTGCGATGCGCGGTCTGTTCACGATGCTGTTCGGCGCGAGCATGGTGATCATGCTGCGGCGTGCCGAGGGGGCGGATCCGTCGCCGCAGCCGCTCGACGTCTGGGTGCGGCGATCGCTGGCGTTGATGGGCTTCGGCGTCGCGCAATGGCTGCTGTTCCTGTGGCCGGGCGAGATCCTGTGGAATTACGGGATCAGCGGCCTGTTCCTGCTCGCCTTCCGCGCCGCACGCCCGCGCACGCTGCTGCTCGCCGCCGCGCTGCTCACCGCCGGCCTCGCCGCCAACGCCGCGGTGTGGACGCATCAGCAGGTCGCACAGCTCGAACAGGGACAGGCCGCCGGCCTGCGCCTCGCCCGCGGCCTGCCGGTGAGCAGCGACGATCGCCTCGCGATCCAGGCCGAGCGCGATCATCGCACCAGCATCCGCCCCACCGCCGAAGAACACGCCGAGCGGATCGCCAAGCGGACGCACGCGCTCACGCTGCTCCACTGGAGCGGCGGCTATTGGATGCGCGAGAATCTGACGATCACCGGCTGGGTCGACATCGCCGAGAGCATCAGCTTCATGCTGATCGGCATGGCGCTTTTCCGGCTCGGCATCCTCACCGGCGCGGCGCCCGCGGCGACCTATTGGCGGATGGCGATCGGCGGCTATGCCGGCGGATTGCTGCTCCGCGGGCTGCACGTCGCGCTGCTGGCGAAGACCGGGCTCGACATGGGCTCGCCCGCGGCGCCGGGATGGGCCTGGGTGGTCATGGAGGCGGCGTTCGAGCCAGCCCGGCTGTTGGTGACGATCGGCCACGTCGGGCTGGCGGTGCTCGCCTTCCGCGGCGGATGGTTCGGCCAGGCGGTGACGCTGCGCACGCTCGGGCGGATGACCTTGTCGGTCTATTGCCTGCAATCGATCCTCGGTGCGCTGATCTTCTATGCGGCGGGCTATGTCGGCATCTTCACGCTGCCGCAGCTGTGGTTGACTGCCGCGGCGATCTGGGCGGTCTCGGCGCTGCTGTGCCGCTGGTGGCTGGCCTATCACGAAATGGGTCCGGCGGAACGACTGTTGCGGCGCATATCCTACGGACAAGCCGACAAGGCGCGCGCCGCACCGCTCTGA
- a CDS encoding Maf family protein has protein sequence MSLVLASSSPRRRELLGRLGLVADRITAPDIDEAPLPAERPRDYVLRIACAKARAVDHAPDEVILAGDTTIAVGRRILGKPADEADLRRMLALLSGRRHHCLSAVAVIDTAGTLRHRLSDTIVAFRPLDAAEIDAYVASGEGEGKAGGYAIQGRAEAFVRFLHGSHSGVVGLPLMETRALLRTAGLPLA, from the coding sequence GTGTCGCTCGTTCTCGCCTCCTCGTCCCCGCGCCGCCGCGAATTGCTCGGCCGCCTCGGCCTCGTCGCCGACCGGATCACCGCGCCCGATATCGACGAGGCGCCGCTGCCTGCCGAACGTCCGCGCGACTATGTGCTGCGCATCGCCTGCGCCAAGGCGCGCGCGGTCGACCATGCACCGGACGAGGTCATCCTCGCCGGCGACACCACGATCGCGGTCGGCCGCCGCATCCTCGGCAAGCCGGCGGACGAGGCCGACCTGCGCCGCATGCTGGCGCTGCTGTCCGGCCGCCGCCACCATTGCCTGTCCGCGGTCGCGGTGATCGACACCGCCGGGACGCTGCGCCATCGCCTGTCCGACACGATCGTCGCCTTCCGCCCGCTCGATGCCGCCGAGATCGATGCCTATGTCGCCAGTGGCGAGGGCGAGGGCAAGGCCGGCGGCTATGCCATCCAGGGCCGCGCCGAGGCCTTCGTCCGCTTCCTCCACGGCAGCCATTCGGGTGTCGTCGGCCTGCCGCTGATGGAGACGCGCGCGCTGCTGCGCACCGCCGGCCTGCCGCTTGCCTGA
- a CDS encoding protein-S-isoprenylcysteine O-methyltransferase, whose translation MMSGAGTQLMLVAAMLLIIAALFRWRENGWGAVAWLAMVVAMTAIRLPHATRNRSNRVVTVRKGRDEVLLLIGMFATMMLLPLLHLATGLFAFADYRLPDWATAVGALALLPMLWLFWRSHADLGRNWSPGLEVRDGHDLVTGGVYARWRHPMYVAIWLAVLVQPLLIHNGVGGMLAIPAFAAMWWLRVPQEEAMLRERFGEAYDAYCARVGRLWPRVRS comes from the coding sequence ATGATGAGCGGTGCGGGCACCCAGTTGATGCTGGTCGCGGCCATGCTCCTCATCATCGCTGCCCTGTTCCGATGGCGCGAGAACGGCTGGGGGGCGGTCGCCTGGCTGGCGATGGTCGTCGCGATGACCGCGATCCGCCTGCCGCACGCGACCCGCAACCGCAGCAACCGCGTCGTCACGGTGCGCAAGGGGCGGGACGAGGTGCTGCTGCTGATCGGTATGTTCGCGACGATGATGCTGCTGCCGCTGCTGCACCTCGCCACCGGACTGTTCGCCTTCGCCGATTATCGCCTGCCCGACTGGGCGACGGCGGTCGGCGCGCTCGCGCTGCTGCCGATGCTCTGGCTCTTCTGGCGCAGCCACGCCGATCTCGGTCGCAACTGGAGCCCGGGTCTGGAAGTGCGTGACGGACATGATCTCGTCACCGGCGGCGTCTACGCGCGGTGGCGGCACCCGATGTATGTGGCGATCTGGCTGGCCGTGCTGGTGCAGCCCTTGCTGATCCACAATGGCGTCGGCGGGATGCTCGCCATACCTGCGTTCGCCGCGATGTGGTGGCTGCGCGTGCCGCAGGAGGAAGCGATGCTGCGCGAGCGATTCGGCGAGGCGTACGACGCTTATTGCGCGCGGGTGGGACGGCTGTGGCCGCGGGTGCGGTCATGA
- a CDS encoding DNA gyrase inhibitor YacG — translation MTDKTCPICSKPATPEHTPFCSRGCRDRDLLQWLGEGYRLPVKDEEKDGVDSIDSAD, via the coding sequence ATGACCGACAAGACCTGCCCGATCTGCAGCAAACCGGCGACGCCGGAGCACACGCCCTTCTGCTCGCGCGGCTGCCGCGACCGCGATCTGCTGCAATGGCTTGGCGAGGGATATCGCCTGCCGGTGAAGGACGAAGAGAAAGACGGGGTAGACAGCATCGATTCCGCTGACTAA
- a CDS encoding YhjD/YihY/BrkB family envelope integrity protein has protein sequence MDDREHGVHSPWALPAGGWKAVLKRTWAETGRDNVGLIAAGVAFYGFLALVPLLGVTVLSYGLIADQQTVIADVNRLAAVMPADAATLVGEQLMNVVKSSDGKKGFGLLLALALALFGARNGAGAVITALNIAYEEEEKRGFIRVNLLALGITAAAVIVALVAALAIAALAKLEALLPGAPGVVVVGGKLASYLLLLVAGSAAAAALYRFGPSRARARWTWLTPGSLFAAGGWLLLSLGFGLYVANFGNYNATYGSLSAVVVMLTWFYLSAYILIFGAELNAELEHQTAADTTTGAARPLGSRGSWVADHVAGDGAARGVRDDGEAALPADRDGHAAAADFAASRAAARAGQVAGLGKAGLITSASATLGLRLLRKRGQARTGVAVLGASALAAWLTRERAQVRAVLFDLDGTLVDSNDFHVEAWHAAFAEAGHAVDREAIRGQIGKGGDLLVPALLPALAPKDRERLATRQGELFKARYRDRVRPFPGAADLVRRVAASGRRVVLASSASGEDLAHYQRLLAIADVVDATVSKDDVATSKPAGDIFAAALAKAGVAPDRAIVIGDTPYDITAAQRCGVAAVAVRSGGFDEAALRGAVARYDDVAALLRRFAASPLNR, from the coding sequence ATGGACGATCGCGAACATGGGGTGCACAGCCCTTGGGCATTGCCGGCGGGCGGCTGGAAGGCCGTCCTCAAACGGACCTGGGCGGAGACCGGCCGCGACAATGTCGGCCTGATCGCTGCCGGTGTCGCCTTCTACGGGTTTCTGGCGCTGGTGCCGCTGCTCGGCGTCACCGTGCTGAGCTACGGCCTGATCGCCGATCAGCAGACCGTGATCGCCGACGTCAACCGGCTGGCGGCGGTGATGCCCGCCGATGCCGCGACGCTGGTCGGCGAGCAATTGATGAACGTCGTCAAATCGTCGGACGGCAAGAAGGGCTTCGGGCTGCTGCTCGCGCTGGCGCTGGCGCTGTTCGGTGCGCGCAACGGCGCCGGCGCGGTGATCACCGCGCTCAATATCGCCTATGAGGAAGAGGAGAAGCGCGGCTTCATCCGGGTCAATCTGCTCGCGCTCGGCATCACCGCGGCGGCGGTGATCGTCGCTCTGGTCGCCGCGCTGGCGATCGCGGCACTCGCCAAGCTCGAGGCGCTGCTGCCGGGGGCGCCGGGCGTGGTCGTGGTAGGCGGCAAGCTCGCCTCGTACCTGCTGCTGCTTGTCGCCGGCTCGGCCGCGGCGGCGGCGCTCTATCGCTTCGGGCCATCGCGGGCACGGGCGCGCTGGACTTGGCTGACGCCAGGCTCGCTGTTCGCCGCGGGTGGGTGGCTGCTCCTCAGCCTGGGCTTCGGCCTCTACGTCGCCAATTTCGGCAATTACAACGCGACCTACGGCTCGTTGAGCGCGGTGGTAGTGATGCTGACCTGGTTCTACCTGTCTGCCTATATCCTGATCTTCGGCGCCGAGCTGAACGCCGAGCTGGAACATCAGACCGCGGCCGATACCACCACCGGTGCCGCCCGGCCGCTGGGCAGTCGCGGCTCGTGGGTGGCGGATCACGTCGCCGGCGACGGCGCGGCGCGCGGCGTGCGCGACGACGGCGAGGCGGCGTTGCCCGCCGATCGCGATGGCCACGCCGCCGCCGCGGACTTTGCGGCAAGCCGCGCGGCGGCGCGGGCGGGGCAGGTCGCGGGGCTCGGCAAGGCCGGGCTGATCACCAGCGCCTCGGCGACGCTCGGCCTGCGTCTGTTGCGCAAGCGGGGGCAGGCGCGAACCGGCGTCGCCGTGCTCGGCGCCAGCGCGCTGGCCGCGTGGCTGACGCGGGAACGCGCGCAGGTTCGGGCGGTGCTGTTCGATCTCGACGGGACGCTGGTCGACAGCAACGATTTCCACGTCGAGGCGTGGCACGCCGCCTTCGCCGAAGCCGGGCATGCGGTCGATCGCGAGGCGATCCGCGGCCAGATCGGCAAGGGCGGCGACCTGCTCGTGCCCGCTTTGCTGCCGGCGCTGGCGCCAAAGGATCGCGAACGGCTGGCGACGCGACAAGGCGAGCTGTTCAAGGCGCGCTATCGCGACCGCGTTCGTCCGTTCCCGGGTGCCGCCGATCTCGTCCGGCGTGTCGCGGCGAGCGGACGCAGGGTGGTGCTCGCCTCGTCGGCAAGCGGCGAGGATCTGGCGCATTACCAGCGCCTGCTCGCCATTGCCGACGTGGTGGATGCGACGGTGTCGAAGGACGACGTCGCCACCAGCAAGCCGGCAGGCGACATCTTCGCCGCGGCACTGGCCAAGGCTGGCGTCGCACCGGACCGTGCGATCGTGATCGGCGATACGCCCTACGACATCACTGCGGCGCAACGCTGCGGCGTGGCCGCGGTGGCGGTCCGCTCCGGCGGTTTCGACGAGGCGGCGCTGCGTGGCGCTGTGGCACGCTACGACGATGTCGCCGCCTTGCTGCGACGGTTTGCGGCGTCGCCACTGAACCGCTGA
- the infA gene encoding translation initiation factor IF-1 has product MAKEELLEMRGRVVELLPNAMFRVQLENDHEILGHTAGKMRKNRIRVLVGDEVLVELTPYDLTKGRITYRFMPGRGGPGPQ; this is encoded by the coding sequence TTGGCCAAGGAAGAATTGCTCGAGATGCGCGGCCGCGTGGTGGAACTGCTCCCCAACGCGATGTTCCGTGTCCAGCTCGAAAACGATCACGAAATTCTCGGACATACCGCCGGCAAGATGCGCAAGAATCGCATCCGCGTGCTGGTCGGCGACGAGGTGCTGGTCGAACTCACCCCTTATGACCTGACCAAGGGGCGGATCACCTACCGCTTCATGCCCGGCCGCGGCGGTCCCGGCCCGCAATAA